The Cetobacterium sp. ZOR0034 nucleotide sequence AATTAGTAAGAGTAACAGTAAATACAGAAGAAGCTGCAAAAGCTATAAAAGGAATAAAGGAAAAGATTGATATTCCTTTGGTAGCAGATATACATTTTGATTATAGACTAGCATTGCTGGCTATTGAGAATGGGATTGATAAATTGAGAATAAATCCAGGAAATATAGGAAGTGATGAGAAAGTACAGGTTGTTGTAGAAAAAGCTAAAGAGAAAAATATTCCAATAAGAATAGGTGTAAATTCTGGTTCTTTAGAAAAAAGTATTTTAGAAAAATATGGAAAACCGACAGCTGATGGAATGGTTGAAAGTGCACTTTATCATATGAGGCTTTTAGAAAAGTTTAATTTTGAAAATATAGTAATATCTTTAAAATCAAGCAATGTAAAGATGATGGTAGAGGCATATAGAAAGTTGGCATCGATGTGTGAGTATCCACTACATTTAGGGGTTACAGAGGCTGGAACAGCATTTCAAGGAACAGTAAAATCAGCGATTGGTATTGGTTCTTTATTAGTGGATGGAATTGGTGATACTATAAGAGTTTCATTAACTGAAAATCCAGTTGAAGAGATTAAAGTAGCTAGGGAGATTTTAAAAGTTTTAGGATTGATAGAGGTTGGAGTAGAGATTGTATCTTGTCCTACTTGTGGAAGAACAGAGATAGATTTAATAGGATTAGCTCATCAAGTTGAAGAAGAGTTTAAAAAAGTTGATAAAAAGATAAAAATAGCTGTGATGGGTTGCGTTGTAAATGGACCTGGAGAAGCCAAAGAGGCCGATTATGGAGTAGCTGGTGGAAAAGGTGTGGGTGTCCTTTTCAAAAAAGGGCAAATAGTCAAAAAAGTTGATGAAAAAGATATTCTTCATGAATTAAAAAAAATGATTGAGGAGGATTTTAATTAAAACTTTTTTGAGCTAATTATAGTCTAAAATTATAAAGCTAAAATAATGAGGTATTTAAATGGATTTTGATCAATTATATAATGAGTATTTTGATAGAATATACTATAAAATACTATCAACAGTAAAAAATGCCGAAGATGCCGAAGACATAGCACAGGAAGTTTTCATTAGTGTTTATAAAAATCTCAAAGGATTTAGAGAGGAAAGTAATATCTATACTTGGATTTATAGAATAGCTATAAACAAGACTTATGATTTTTTCAGAAAGAAAAAACTTAACCTTGAATTGAATGATGAGATTTTGAGTGTTGAAAGTAATGAAGACTTTAATATTCCAATTCTTTTAGAAGAGAAGTTAAAAGAGCTACCTTTCCAAGAGAGGGAGATAGTTGTTTTAAAAGATATATATGGCTATAAGCTGAGGGAGATTGCAGATATGAAAGATATGAATATATCCACAGTAAAAACAATATATTATAAGGCAATTAAAGATATGGGAGGTGTAATATAAATGGTATCTCCAAAAGAGAGAGTAAGAGCTAATATTTATAAAACATTGTTGGAAGAGGAGAAGAAGAAAAAGAAGAAGATGTCTGTTTTTTCTTTATCTCTTTTTGTTGTAGGAGTTTTTACAGGAACTTCATACGATAAAATAATCAATAAGAATATTGCTCCTACTGAGAGTCTAGTAGCTTTTGAATCAGGAGAGTTACAAAAGAAAGTTTCTGAAA carries:
- the ispG gene encoding flavodoxin-dependent (E)-4-hydroxy-3-methylbut-2-enyl-diphosphate synthase, translating into MRESKVIKVGRLLIGGGNEIVIQSMTNTPTHDIEKTVAQIKELQDEGCQLVRVTVNTEEAAKAIKGIKEKIDIPLVADIHFDYRLALLAIENGIDKLRINPGNIGSDEKVQVVVEKAKEKNIPIRIGVNSGSLEKSILEKYGKPTADGMVESALYHMRLLEKFNFENIVISLKSSNVKMMVEAYRKLASMCEYPLHLGVTEAGTAFQGTVKSAIGIGSLLVDGIGDTIRVSLTENPVEEIKVAREILKVLGLIEVGVEIVSCPTCGRTEIDLIGLAHQVEEEFKKVDKKIKIAVMGCVVNGPGEAKEADYGVAGGKGVGVLFKKGQIVKKVDEKDILHELKKMIEEDFN
- a CDS encoding RNA polymerase sigma factor; its protein translation is MDFDQLYNEYFDRIYYKILSTVKNAEDAEDIAQEVFISVYKNLKGFREESNIYTWIYRIAINKTYDFFRKKKLNLELNDEILSVESNEDFNIPILLEEKLKELPFQEREIVVLKDIYGYKLREIADMKDMNISTVKTIYYKAIKDMGGVI